The Arachis ipaensis cultivar K30076 chromosome B10, Araip1.1, whole genome shotgun sequence DNA window gaagaacgagcaaatctgcaaataacgaaaacgaagaaggaaacaaatcttttaaatttggtagttagatatacgcgGGATCTCTATATAGCGCGTGTATACAACGTAACCCTTGGAGCGCGTTTTGGGATTTTATTTgttaatgaacttgtaaagcatacaagtcattagggcttgtatgcagagcttttctgtATAACATAATAATATCATACTTTCTATATATAACCAAATGATTTAATGTTTGGTTTTTATTTGTTGCCCATATTattctaaattaaaataaataaaatgcagCATAAATCAAGACAAAATTGCTAcaactttttatttaaaattaataaaaattcttACATAAAAAAGACGTTTATATTAGATATATTAGACATATAATGTAACGCATAACTGTTGTTGAAGATGTATGCTACATTCTTATGGTAaacaaaatttaataataattcaGCCAATAATGAGAATAATAGCTAAATTGGTCAAACGTCACACACcatagtatttttaatttttactaattccaaaattatcatttttatttttcaactttcTATAATAAGTTGTACAGTTTATTAATCttgatttcaaattaaaaaaacaatACTTACATAAATCTAAAAGATACTTACGtttgtattttatatttaatttttattNNNNNNNNNNNNNNNNNNNNNNNNNNNNNNNNNNNNNNNNNNNNNNNNNNNNNNNNNNNNNNNNNNNNNNNNNNNNNNNNNNNNNNNNNNNNNNNNNNNNNNNNNNNNNNNNNNNNNNNNNNNNNNNNNNNNNNNNNNNNNNNNNNNNNNNNNNNNNNNNNNNNNNNNNNNNNNNNNNNNNNNNNNNNNNNNNNNNNNNNNNNNNNNNNNNNNNNNNNNNNNNNNNNNNNNNNNNNNNNNNNNNNNNNNNNNNNNNNNNNNNNNNNNNNNNNNNNNNNNNNNNNNNNNNNNNNNNNNNNNNNNNNNNNNNNNNNNNNNNNNNNNNNNNNNNNNNNNNNNNNNNNNNNNNNNNNNNNNNNNNNNNNNNNNNNNNNNNNNNNNNNNNNNNNNNNNNNNNNNNNNNNNNNNNNNNNNNNNNNNNNNNNNNNNNNNNNNNNNNNNNNNNNNNNNNNNNNNNNNNNNNNNNNNNNNNNNNNNNNNNNNNNNNNNNNNNNNNNNNNNNNNNNNNNNNNNNNNNNNNNNNNNNNNNNNNNNNNNNNNNNNNNNNNNNNNNNNNNNNNNNNNNNNNNNNNNNNNNNNNNNNNNNNNNNNNNNNNNNNNNNNNNNNNNNNNNNNNNNNNNNNNNNNNNNNNNNNNNNNNNNNNNNNNNNNNNNNNNNNNNNNNNNNNNNNNNNNNNNNNNNNNNNNNNNNNNNNNNNNNNNNNNNNNNNNNNNNNNNNNNNNNNNNNNNNNNNNNNNNNNNNNNNNNNNNNNNNNNNNNNNNNNNNNNNNNNNNNNNNNNNNNNNNNNNNNNNNNNNNNNNNNNNNNNNNNNNNNNNNNNNNNNNNNNNNNNNNNNNNNNNNNNNNNNNNNNNNNNNAACAGGCAAACAGGCACGTTGATTACTAACAAAGTGAGAAACTTAGacaccaaaaaaagaaaataaacaatcaGGGAATTAAATTGCCCTTAATTAATTACATCATTTAGTGAATTTTAGTACGTATTAGAATTTTTTGAGAGAAAATGAAAAAGTGAAAAGAGAATGATCCCTGATCCCTTCTATCGTCTTCTAAGGCTAaagttgaaagaaaattgaagtaAATACGGTTCCCTATAGCAGCTGTCCCTGCCGTCTCATCAACACTGCATAAATTCAATTTTGCAGAACCGATCCATCTCTAATCTTCATGATATATTATCGCTGTTTAATCATCCTGTAATTACGAATAAAATAAAATCGTCATTTACTCCAAACCATTATATTCTTATGTGCATGAAAGACCCAAGCTCTGTCTCACAAAATTGAAAGCTGTAAACTAAAAAACTCACTTGATTGATGCATGGATCCTTATTTTCACTTTTAAATGGACGTTGAATTTGTCTTGACATTTAGATGAATAATTATGTGTTTTTAATCTCTAGCCCACGAGTACTGTATAACTTTTTGGTGcataacatatttttttttttggaaagccTAACCTCTTATATCTCTTATCAAAATAGACTGACTTCTTATCAAAATGggtttattttattagaaatctCATCATATTGTTTATATATATTTGGAAATAGTTCAACCTAACATTTTATATCTTATATGGTTAGATAATCAAAATAAACTTTTTTGATCAGAAATcggtttttttatataaataaacatTGGAAAAACATTAATTCTCGGAATACGCATGGCTTGAATTAATGACCGAAATACGCATGGCTAACTCAACTTCACCGGCCACGAAATGGAGTTTCATACCAACTCGCGAGTGGCGCCCACGAAATGCAGGGAAGAGCAGCAGGCTTTTTCATTTTGTGGCTGGCAGAAAGGAGATGAGGCACATCAATGACAGCACCCACGAATTGGGTAAACTCAAGCCCACCGCCCACGAATTGGGCCATTTAGCAAGCGGCGGCCACGAATTGGGCCAATTAGCAAGCGGCGGCCACGAATTGGGATTCTCGTTCCTGGCGCCCACGAGTTGGGTGGTCAAAACGGCAGCAGCACCAAGCTCACATGCATTGGCTGTGTTGGGTGGCAGGGGACAGTTGGAAAGGGAGCCAAGAGTGGTATAAAAGGGGGTGGGGAGAGCTTTCATACACGGTTAACTTTGAAAGTGGGGTAGAAAAAAAAGAGTGGTTAGCAAGGTAAATGAAACCTGAGAGTAGGTGAGGTTTTGGTAGTgactttataataaaaaaattaacttactATGAGTGGGGTGAAAGTGGAGGAGAACTTGAACCGGCTGGACGAACATCATATAGCGGCAAATTTATTCCATAAGGTCTGTTTACGCCATTAATCCGATTGCTATTGTTAGGGATTAttagtaatatttttttgttattaaccTTTTTTTTAGAGTATTTCTAAGTGTTGTCTTTCTTGGCTTCTTATGTTGTAGCCCACACGTGTTCTTACTCCTCATGGCACGCTCATTGATGTTTTCACGTTAGAGCCTGGGGATCCAACCATGGAAATTAGGCGGGAGAGGCTTGACCCTTATTTGAGACGTACCGGATTTTATCATGCCTCTTTGATCAAGCGCTTCGAGTACGACAATCCACTTATTAGTGCCTTTGTGGAACGGTGGCGTCCGGAGATGCATACGTTTCATCTGCCTTGGGGTGAGTGTACCATAACTCTAGAGGATGTAGCCATGCAGCTAGGTTTACCTGTTGATGGTCAGCCTGTTAGTGGTATGTTGAGGTCATGGAGTAAGTTTCATCAGAGAGATATTTGGGAATGGTGTCATGAACTTCTAGGTGAGGTTCCCCCCGGCCACATAGGGACAACGAAGTACAACATCAAGTTGAAGTGGCTCAGAACTCGTCTTCAGCAGATGCCGCTTGACTTAGATGATAATGGTCTCATGCAGTATGCACGTTCTTACATACTTTACTTGTTGGGAGGCGTGCTTCTCCCTGACAAGGCCAACAACACAGTCCATGTTCGATATCTGCCTTTATTGGCTGACTTTGATGCCATAGGTACGTACAGTTGGGGTAGTGCCGTCCTCTGTTGGTTATATCGTTCTATGTGCCTCGCAACAGATTACAGTGTTGAGTGTATGGCCGGGTGTCATACCTTGCTCATGTCGTGGATATACTATAGATTACCGTTCTGGGCCCCGGATGTCACAACAGCGTTCAGTTTTCCTTTGGCCACGAGGTATTTTTTTTAGTCTTCACAGTTAGTGACTTTTATCAAGTATCCTTTCATGTTggaaatgtcttttttttttattaagtttgTTGTTGCCCAACAGGTGGGCagggaaaaaaaaggaaagaatgaCTATGCTGAGCAGCACCTACTTAGGCACCGTCTACGCTTGGATAATCTACAAGTCGACGAGGTAGGTGCCCcttgttattaatatgtattcAATACCAGCCTATGTGACTGTAGTGATGgcattcctttttcttttcagttTCTTTGGAAACCGTACATGGACCCCCGAATTCTATCTAGAGTTCCTGCAGAATTCGTCGGCCACCCACATGGAGATTTCTATAGTGCTGTTGTGCCTCTAATATTTTTCAGGTGGATTGAGATCCTAAATGTTGACCGTGTGTTGCGACAGTTTGGGGGAAAGCAAGGACCTCCGAACCCGCCGCTTAATATTGATACGTTCCATCGACAATCAGCCCGTAATGACGACGGTTGGTGGCCGGTTCGACTATCCGAATGGTTTGAGGTATGGGGCAAACGGCGCACGGATGCATACCGGCTGCGGATTGATCGTGCAGATACATTGCGTCCCAGCCATGATTACTATAGGTGGTACTCTGAGAGAACCAGGAGGTTTCTGTCTGCCCCTGATGCATTGCATGACCCGCGGGGTGATGTTGTCCCCGCAGATGCGCCGGCAGAGTATGGAAGAGGCCCTGTGATTAATTTGCCTCCCGTTCCCCGAGACCATCGGCGCCGTCGCTCCCGCAGAGGCAGAGTTGAGGGTCATGGTGACCATGGGGACGATGAGCAACAGTTGCCAGAACAAGACCGACCCAGTTTTGAGCCAGACATCGAACACCATATTCCCCGAGAGGCTCCTCCAGTCGCAGGGGACTACTACTACCCGCAACCTGTTGGACCTGCAGCACCCTCCCATCCTTCTTCCATTCAGTAGTTTATGCCATATCAGAGTAGCTACGAGGTTGGTGGTTCATCCCAGGGAGGTACGCAGGATTTGATTGATTCTATGCACAGAGTTGGGTGGACAAATTTCTCTTCATTATTCGATGGGTTGGACCATTTTATTCCTCAGCAGTCATCCCCACACACACCCACAGATCTTGCACTCACCCTGCCTCGCTCCGACACGTACACGCAGCCTGCCTATGCGGGGATGAGATCTGCTTCTCTTGGTGATACAGCCGGTTCTGCACTTCGACCATATGATGCCATGCAGATGTCTGGCCGACGTCTTTCTTACACAGGGGCTGATGCTACACCAGACGAGGTTGAGGGACCAGCTGCTCATCCCCGCCGAGAGACTCGAGCCCCTTCGTGTGGCACCGGCGGCAGATTGGGTCACGAGCACCCTTAGTCCTTATGTTAGTTTGTGTTACTTGCTTGTTTTACTGTTTAGTATTGTTGTCAGTTATTCCTTGTATTTTACATATGCTGTTTCGTACgttatttaaagtttatgtcctGTAGCGTTACTTGTTTGTAGTGGGTGTGCTATTTCGCTACTTTTAGCTAGTATGGATTTACTTTATGTCTTCCTTGTACGCACGATTAATATTAGTAATGATATCCTTGCATGTTATTATCGTTAAACCAAAACGAGAATGTAAATGTGAAAGAAACAACAGCATCAACATCTTTAAACAACAATAGACCAAACATTGGGGTCTTTTACAGTACAGCGAAACATAAACACtcaaaaaacaaaatatattagATTTCATTCGTTGAAACTTAGGTTGCAGAAGCATGCGGACAATGTCGCCTGGTATGTCCTGGTTGCCTGCAAAGGCCGCATCTCTTCCCTGGTCCTGGCTCAACCTCGTCCATTTCATTCCGAATCCTAGTAGATACCAGACGGCCTTCCATTGTACGTCGTAGGAGGGGGTTGGGTCGGATATGTTGTCCTTCTGAAGGGGGCCACATCTCCTCATCGGGCATGGGCTGGAATTCCATTTGATAGACCCGAAACACGCTCTCAACGCGGTAGACTAAATCGACGTACTCTTGCCAGTCCAATCTCGCATATGCACACGCGGCCAGAGCATGTGCACAAGGATAATGCAACGCCTGGAAGTAACCACAATCACATCTGCGGTCATGGAGATTAACTCGGAACCGTGACTGCACTCCAACAGCAGCTATCTCGTTGACTGTGAATATAGTGGTAGCTCTATCGTATGACGTCACCAACATCTGGGGAATCCCCTCACGATTCGCAAGTATGGCTTTCTGCAAGAACTGTGAGAACACCTGACCACTTGCAATCTGTGCTTGTGCTTGTCGACCCTTCATGACGAATAACTCATTCAGGCGATGGTAAGTGGACTTCACAATTGCACAGATTGGTAGATTTCTAGTGCCCTTGAGGACAGAGTTGACACACTCAGAGAgattcgtcgtcatgtgaccgtATCGTCGGCCCTCATCTAGGTGTTGTAGCCATTTCGGTGGCTCTAGCCCTCGGATCCACTCCATCATCTGTGGAGATGTTATCGGATCCTCGCTACTGATTAGCTCAAGGTAGTATTGCGACTGCTCTTGCGTCTTCGAATATGCAGCATTAACAAGGTGTCTCTTGGCTTCCTTACTCTTGAAACTGGTTGCAAAGTTGGAGGCAATATGTCGTACACAGTACACATTGTGTTCCCAGCCACACCCGTCACGTTCCAATGCGGCCTTTATTGCCGCATGCCTGTCGGATATAAGCAGAACTCCCAGCCGAGTTGCGACATGCCTCCTCAAATTGGTTAGGAAGAAGTACCATGAATATGTGTTCTCTCTTTCGACAAGTGCGAAAGCGACGGGTAGAATGTTATtattcccgtcctgtgcaatgcCCATGAGAAGGGTGCCTGTGTACTTACCATACAGGTGTGTTCCGTCCACTGAGACCAGCGGCTTACAGTGCCTGAAAGCTTCAATACAGGAAGGGAATGACCAGAAAACCTGGTGAAACATGACACAACCACGGTCTAGTGTGTTCCCGACATAGTACGGCCGGGTTTGGAGGTCAACAATTGTCCCTGGTGCGAAAATGATTACTTAGTAAAACATGTAAACGAAATAACGGAAATTAAAGATCAAATACCTCTCCACAATAAAATATATGTAATACCTGGGACGAAAGCTTGCAGAGCATTGAGGTATCTATGCAGCTGGTCATACGATTCGTCCCAATCACCATAGATCCTTGCGATTGCTTTCTGCTTCGCGTGCCAAACCTTCTTGTAAGACACCTTGTAACCGTACGCTGACTCAATTGATCCTTGCAACACCTTTACACAAATCGTCGCATCAGCATGCACCATGGGAAATATGTGCTGGCAGATGACGTTGCTATCGAGTTGAGCGTGGTCTTGAGACATTGTACTTGTCAAGCAACTGTGAGGCCCTTTGTACTTTCGGATTTCCCAAAATCTACAGGACCTTGTCTTTGCAACCCGTACCATCCAACGACATTGATCCCCGAAATGCTTGCATCGACAGACATACCTACTTTGGTCTGACTCTACAACCTTATATTCTGCACTCCTACGGATGTTGTAGTTTTTAACTGCTAGCATCGCTGTTTCGCGGTTAAGAAATTTC harbors:
- the LOC110268408 gene encoding uncharacterized protein LOC110268408: MAAENVYMIIYPNGEISHTSEGITFVCDDPLWIMIPPQTSLQDLKNLILMHTGMVAKKEITKLTYRMPVAVANSFSYQKMQIKADQHVLMMFSYHRSIGSIYSLELCLNLQDIGGSSSSSNNVEGVRNRPADDFGLVRDTSRAPSPSFNAFVPQVQNVSICEARPASFTHLGVDRVSEAANAYTSDEDEIEDFSGDDPEVVPETQPLHGDAVPPTRVEPEGGGVSSSTPAHYLSLNLGAMHSTNAEDRSSSYPLSGEMELEIGLKFLNRETAMLAVKNYNIRRSAEYKVVESDQSRYVCRCKHFGDQCRWMVRVAKTRSCRFWEIRKYKGPHSCLTSTMSQDHAQLDSNVICQHIFPMVHADATICVKVLQGSIESAYGYKVSYKKVWHAKQKAIARIYGDWDESYDQLHRYLNALQAFVPGTIVDLQTRPYYVGNTLDRGCVMFHQVFWSFPSCIEAFRHCKPLVSVDGTHLYGKYTGTLLMGIAQDGNNNILPVAFALVERENTYSWYFFLTNLRRHVATRLGVLLISDRHAAIKAALERDGCGWEHNVYCVRHIASNFATSFKSKEAKRHLVNAAYSKTQEQSQYYLELISSEDPITSPQMMEWIRGLEPPKWLQHLDEGRRYGHMTTNLSECVNSVLKGTRNLPICAIVKSTYHRLNELFVMKGRQAQAQIASGQVFSQFLQKAILANREGIPQMLVTSYDRATTIFTVNEIAAVGVQSRFRVNLHDRRCDCGYFQALHYPCAHALAACAYARLDWQEYVDLVYRVESVFRVYQMEFQPMPDEEMWPPSEGQHIRPNPLLRRTMEGRLVSTRIRNEMDEVEPGPGKRCGLCRQPGHTRRHCPHASAT
- the LOC110268407 gene encoding protein MAIN-LIKE 1-like; translation: MSGVKVEENLNRLDEHHIAANLFHKPTRVLTPHGTLIDVFTLEPGDPTMEIRRERLDPYLRRTGFYHASLIKRFEYDNPLISAFVERWRPEMHTFHLPWGECTITLEDVAMQLGLPVDGQPVSGMLRSWSKFHQRDIWEWCHELLGEVPPGHIGTTKYNIKLKWLRTRLQQMPLDLDDNGLMQYARSYILYLLGGVLLPDKANNTVHVRYLPLLADFDAIGTYSWGSAVLCWLYRSMCLATDYSVECMAGCHTLLMSWIYYRLPFWAPDVTTAFSFPLATRWAGKKKERMTMLSSTYLGTVYAWIIYKSTRWIEILNVDRVLRQFGGKQGPPNPPLNIDTFHRQSARNDDGWWPVRLSEWFEVWGKRRTDAYRLRIDRADTLRPSHDYYRWYSERTRRFLSAPDALHDPRGDVVPADAPAEYGRGPVINLPPVPRDHRRRRSRRGRVEGHGDHGDDEQQLPEQDRPSFEPDIEHHIPREAPPVAGDYYYPQPVGPAAPSHPSSIQ